One window from the genome of Diospyros lotus cultivar Yz01 chromosome 11, ASM1463336v1, whole genome shotgun sequence encodes:
- the LOC127812695 gene encoding aluminum-activated malate transporter 10-like codes for MATTKAIGANEWRKKEANGSSEILPPESGPVKSACLKAWVFLKKAWEVGVDDPRKVIHCVKVGLALTVVSLFYYTRPLYEGFGGNAMWAVITVVVIFEHTVGATICKCLNRAAGTFIAGFLAVGVHYIACQSGEKFEPIIVGVSVFLLASAATFSRFIPVIKARFDYGAMIFIMTFSLVSLSGYRVEKLLDLAYERLSTIILGTTICLLTSMLVCPIWAGEELYHLIIRNMDNLADSLDCCAALYFSDGRRTIGVDEGSEKKLEGYKCVLNSKAVEESMAGFARWEPAHGYFSFRHPWKLYLTVGVSMRSCACRIEALNSCLISETDLQAPDTIKKHVSDICLRVSIKCSSVIRELATNIKTMRKSPKLDLLIEEMNAAVEELQNDLKVLPALLVPRNGNGNGNGEGEPERNSRTSSPVPLAELIPLATFASLQIEIAARVEAIVDAVEKLGSMAEFKPATDEKSKKNKLGDMILADDDGIEEEAIKVLSKV; via the exons ATGGCCACTACAAAAGCCATTGGAGCAAATGAATGGAGGAAAAAAGAAGCAAATGGCTCATCAGAAATTTTGCCACCAGAGTCAGGACCTGTCAAGAGTGCATGTTTAAAGGCGTGGGTTTTTCTGAAGAAGGCATGGGAAGTAGGCGTAGATGACCCCAGAAAAGTGATCCATTGTGTTAAAGTAGGGCTGGCTCTTACAGTTGTCTCATTGTTCTACTATACAAGACCTTTGTATGAAGGTTTTGGAGGGAATGCCATGTGGGCAGTTATAACGGTTGTTGTAATATTCGAGCACACTGTAG GTGCAACAATCTGCAAGTGCTTGAACAGAGCAGCTGGAACTTTTATTGCTGGATTTCTGGCGGTTGGTGTTCACTATATCGCTTGTCAATCAGGCGAAAAATTTGAACCTATCATTGTTGGTGTCTCGGTTTTCCTGTTGG CTTCAGCAGCAACCTTCTCTCGATTCATTCCTGTGATCAAAGCTCGGTTTGATTATGGTGCTATGATCTTCATCATGACATTCAGCCTAGTTTCACTCTCAGGTTACCGGGTGGAGAAACTGCTTGATTTAGCATATGAAAGATTATCCACCATTATCTTGGGGACTACTATTTGCCTTCTTACAAGCATGCTTGTTTGCCCCATTTGGGCCGGCGAGGAGCTCTACCATCTCATCATTCGAAACATGGATAACCTAGCTGATTCCTTGGACT GTTGTGCTGCTCTATACTTCAGCGATGGTAGGAGAACCATCGGCGTTGACGAAGGATCTGAAAAGAAACTGGAAGGCTACAAGTGCGTGCTGAACTCCAAGGCAGTGGAAGAGTCCATG GCTGGATTTGCTAGATGGGAGCCTGCACACGGCTACTTCAGCTTCCGGCATCCATGGAAACTATATCTCACGGTTGGAGTGTCAATGCGCAGCTGTGCTTGCCGCATAGAAGCACTGAACAGCTGTCTTATCTCTGAAA CTGATTTGCAGGCTCCTGACACCATAAAGAAGCATGTAAGCGATATCTGCCTGAGAGTGAGCATCAAATGCTCAAGCGTCATAAGAGAATTGGCAACAAACATCAAGACAATGAGGAAATCGCCAAAGCTGGATCTCTTAATCGAAGAAATGAACGCTGCGGTAGAAGAGCTCCAAAATGATCTCAAGGTCCTTCCGGCTTTGCTCGTTCCCAGaaatggcaatggcaatggcaatggcgAAGGCGAACCAGAGCGTAATTCGCGGACTTCTTCCCCTGTTCCCCTTGCGGAGCTCATTCCACTGGCGACTTTTGCCTCTTTGCAGATCGAGATCGCGGCACGAGTCGAAGCCATTGTTGATGCAGTCGAAAAGCTCGGATCCATGGCTGAATTCAAGCCGGCGACTGATGAGAAGTCCAAAAAGAATAAACTCGGTGACATGATTTTAGCCGATGATGATGGGATTGAGGAGGAAGCCATAAAGGTCCTTTCCAAAGTCTGA